One stretch of Podospora bellae-mahoneyi strain CBS 112042 chromosome 2, whole genome shotgun sequence DNA includes these proteins:
- the SPE3 gene encoding putrescine aminopropyltransferase (EggNog:ENOG503NX9V; COG:H), with product MGDITHSTIKDGWFREISNMWPGQAMTLKVEKVLHHEKSKYQDVLIFKSTDYGNVLVLDNVIQATERDEFAYQEMITNLAMMSHPEPKKVLVIGGGDGGVLREVVKHDCVEEAILCDIDEAVIRLSKQYLPHMSAGFNHPKVKVHVGDGFKFLDDYKNTFDVIITDSSDPEGPAESLFQKPYFKLLHDALREGGVITTQGSENQWLHLPLITKLKQDCKEIFPVAEYAYTTIPTYPSGQIGFMVCTKDANRNVKVPLRSWTKEEEEKHCRYYNSEIHKASFVLPTFAAKALQ from the exons ATGGGTGACATCACACACTCTACCATCAAGG ATGGCTGGTTCCGCGAGATCTCCAACATGTGGCCTG GCCAGGCCATGACTCTCAAGGTCGAGAAGGTCCTCCACCACGAGAAGTCCAAGTACCAGGATGTCTTGATCTTCAAGTCTACTGACTACGGCAACGTCCTCGTCCTGGACAATGTCATCCAGGCCACCGAGCGTGATGAGTTTGCCTACCAGGAGATGATCACCAACCTTGCCATGATGTCCCACCCTGAGCCCAAGAAGGTCCTCGTCattggcggtggtgatggcggtgtcCTCCGTGAGGTCGTCAAGCACGACTGTGTTGAGGAGGCTATCCTCTGCGACATCGACGAG GCCGTCATCCGCCTCTCCAAGCAGTACCTCCCCCACATGTCCGCTGGCTTCAACCAccccaaggtcaaggtccACGTCGGCGACGGCTTCAAGTTCCTTGATGACTACAAGAACACCTTCgacgtcatcatcaccgactCCTCCGACCCCGAGGGTCCCGCCGAGTCTCTCTTCCAGAAGCCCTACTTCAAGCTTCTCCACGACGCCCTCCGTGAGGGCGGTGTCATTACCACTCAAGGTT CTGAGAACCAATGGCTCCACCTTCCCCtgatcaccaagctcaagcaggACTGCAAGGAGATCTTCCCCGTGGCCGAGTACGcctacaccaccatccccacctaCCCCTCGGGCCAGATCGGCTTCATGGTCTGCACCAAGGACGCCAACCGCAACGTCAAGGTTCCCCTCCGCTCCtggaccaaggaggaggaggagaagcactGCCGCTACTACAACTCCGAGATCCACAAGGCCAGCTTCGTCCTTCCTACCTTTGCCGCCAAGGCTCTCCAATAG
- a CDS encoding hypothetical protein (CAZy:GH3; EggNog:ENOG503NVBN; COG:G), translating to MIQKDEYFYGGSEPVYPSPEMTGSGEWKEAFKRAKEFVGKMTLDEKEAQISLTSGTNSETSCPGFLPAISRLKFPGMCLADAGQGVRGTDFVSSWPSGIHVGASWNKELTLARGKGMGGEFRTKGVNILLGPVVGPAGRVVSGGRNWEGFASDPYLSGVLVGETVKGIQGVGVVASTKHFIANEQETNRNPNNGVEAVSSNIDDRTIHEIYLWPFQDAVRAGTGSIMCSYQRVNNSYGCANSKTQNGLLKTELGFQGGVVSDWGAQHAGVATAEAGMDMAMPNGGDFWGSYLKDAIKNGTVPESRLDDMVLRTIASWYQMGQDNDFPTPGVGMPKDLTKPHRIIDARNSSFKSTLFDGAVEGHVLVKNIRNALPLKSPKLLSIYGYSAKNPDENNPTDGLSPWLMGSGSFDYQEFGAGFFGWSGATPETTGIAFNGTLYSGGGSGATSQSLAISPYDAILQQAYEDDTALFWDFHNGKPAVDPVSSACLVFGNIWAAEGADRPGLRDDYTDELILHVASQCNNTVVVFHNAGIRLVEEFIGHPNVTAVIFAHLPGQASGKALASILYGKENPSGKLPYTVARNEDDYGVMLRPDKPEGIFKYFPQSNFTEGVFVDYRHFDENKIKPRFEFGFGLSYTTFGYSNLAVEKDGNRSFEEFPKGKIVEGGQEDLWDALVRVEAEVENKGEVEGKEVAQLYLGIPGTREEKVPIRQLRGFEKVLVGVGETKKVVFELTRRDLSVWDVRAQKWRLGKGEYNVEVGGSSRNLPLSGKFTV from the exons atgattcAGAAGGATGAGTATTTTTACGGGGGCTCAGAGCCGGTCTACCCCTCTC CGGAAATGACTGGTTCTGGGGAGTGGAAAGAGGCTTTCAAAAGAGCCAAGGAGTTTGTGGGCAAAATGACACTTGATGAGAAG GAAGCTCAGATCAGCCTCACTTCAGGAACCAACTCCGAGACCTCTTGCCCTGGCTTCTTGCCTGCCATCTCACGCCTAAAATTCCCGGGTATGTGTCTGGCTGATGCTGGACAGGGTGTCAGAGGAACAGATTTTGTTAGCAGCTGGCCGAGTGGCATTCATGTTGGGGCCAGCTGGAACAAGGAACTCACTCTGGCAAGGGGCAAAGGTATGGGTGGTGAGTTCAGAACGAAGGGCGTCAACATTCTTCTGGGACCTGTAGTTGGGCCAGCTGGACGGGTTGTCAGTGGTGGAAGAAATTGGGAGGGCTTTGCCAGTGACCCTTATCTGTCCGGcgtgttggttggtgagaCTGTCAAGGGGATTCagggagttggggttgtcGCCAGCACAAAG CATTTCATTGCCAATGAGCAAGAGACCAATAGAAACCCCAACAACGGTGTGGAGGCTGTCTCGTCAAATATAGATGACAGGACTATACACGAGATTTACTTGTG GCCCTTCCAGGATGCCGTACGCGCCGGAACGGGAAGCATCATGTGCTCCTACCAAAGGGTCAACAACTCGTACGGCTGCGCAAACAGCAAGACGCAAAATGGACTGCTCAAGACTGAACTTGGGTTTCAGGGTGGCGTTGTGAGCGACTGGGGAGCTCAGCATGCCGGGGTTGCCACAGCTGAAGCAGGCATGGATATGGCTATGCCAAATGGCGGTGACTTTTGGGGCTCATATCTCAAAGACGCCATCAAAAATGGAACGGTGCCCGAAAGCAGGCTAGACGATATGGTCCTCAG AACAATCGCTTCTTGGTATCAAATGGGCCAGGACAATGACTTTCCTACGCCAGGTGTCGGTATGCCCAAGGACCTCACCAAGCCACATCGCATTATCGATGCAAGAAACTCTTCCTTCAAATCCACCCTATTTGATGGTGCGGTTGAAGGTCACGTCCTGGTCAAAAATATCCGCAATGCCTTGCCGCTCAAGAGCCCCAAACTGCTGTCTATTTACGGCTACTCCGCTAAGAACCCCGACGAAAACAACCCAACAGATGGCCTCTCTCCCTGGCTGATGGGATCGGGATCCTTTGACTACCAGGAGTTTGGTGCAGGCTTCTTTGGCTGGTCAGGCGCAACACCAGAAACGACAGGCATTGCTTTTAACGGAACACTGTACTCTGGTGGCGGATCAGGGGCAACATCTCAGTCTCTTGCCATTTCACCATATGACGCCATCCTTCAGCAAGCCTACGAGGACGATACAGCCCTCTTCTGGGACTTCCACAACGGCAAGCCGGCAGTGGATCCTGTCTCCAGCGCGTGCCTGGTATTCGGTAACATCTGGGCTGCAGAAGGCGCAGATAGACCTGGCCTTCGTGACGATTACACCGACGAGCTGATCCTCCACGTCGCCAGCCAGTGCAACAACACTGTTGTGGTTTTCCATAATGCCGGTATAAGACTCGTTGAAGAATTTATCGGCCACCCCAACGTCACAGCAGTGATCTTTGCCCATCTCCCAGGACAAGCATCAGGGAAGGCGTTGGCATCTATCCTCTATGGAAAGGAGAACCCTTCAGGTAAACTGCCTTATACTGTTGCGCGCAACGAAGACGACTATGGAGTCATGCTCAGGCCTGACAAGCCGGAGGGAATCTTCAAGTATTTCCCTCAGAGCAACTTTACCGAGGGTGTGTTTGTCGATTACAGGCACTTTGACGAAAACAAGATCAAGCCTAGGTTTGAGTTTGGGTTTGGCCTGAGTTACACTACCTTTGGGTATTCCAATCTTGCTGTTGAGAAAGATGGCAACAGAAGCTTTGAGGAGTTTCCCAAGGGGAAGATTGTAGAGGGTGGTCAGGAGGATTTGTGGGATGCACTGGTTAGAGtggaggctgaggttgagaacaagggggaggtggaggggaaggaggttgcgCAGTTGTATTTGGGGATTCCGGGGACGAGAGAGGAAAAGGTACCTATTAGGCAGTTAAGGGGGTTTGAGAAagtgttggttggggtgggggagacgaagaaggtggtgtttgagctgacgaggagggatttgagTGTCTGGGATGTGAGGGCGCAGAagtggaggttggggaagggggagtataacgtcgaggttggggggagTAGTAGGAATTTGCCTTTGTCTGGGAAGTTCACTGTATAA
- the GNA2 gene encoding G-Protein alpha subunit (COG:D; COG:T; EggNog:ENOG503NWN3), which yields MCFGAREKGDEAGAARSRELDKIIRADEKKMSKEVKLLLLGAGESGKSTVLKQMKLIYAQGFSKSEKLEWKPVVFQNIVHSFRLIFDAMNELNIPFENPDNEKNMAHIMVDYDVVADEPLPEDYLEPIKSLWQDQGVKSAIAKGNEYALHDNLDYFCGDLDRVWAKDYVPTDQDLLRSRLRTTGITETIFDLGQLTYRMFDVGGQRSERKKWIHCFENVNCLLFLVAISGYDQCLVEDKDGNQMNEALMLWESIANSHWFSKSALILFLNKMDLFKEKLAKSPITDHGFTDYHGPPDDPNLASKYFMDKFRALNRNPEKEIYGHFTNATDTNLLKITMGSVQDMIIQRNLKQLILARPL from the exons ATGTGTTTTGGAGCTCGTGAAAAAGGCGACGAGGCCGGCGCGGCCAGGTCGCGTGAGTTGGACAAGATTATTCGTGccgatgagaagaagatgtcgAAGGAGGTGAAGCTGCTGTTGTTAG GAGCGGGCGAATCCGGAAAATCCACGGTGCTCAAGCAGATGAAGTTGATCTACGCGCAGGGGTTCAGCAAAAGCGAAAAGCTGGAGTGGAAGCCAGTAGTGTTCCAGAATATCGTCCATTCCTTTCGATTAATCTTCGACGCCATGAACGAGCTCAACATCCCATTTGAGAACCCAGATAACGAG AAAAACATGGCGCACATTATGGTGGACTACGATGTGGTTGCGGATGAGCCACTGCCAGAAGACTACTTGGAGCCCATCAAAAGCTTATGGCAAGACCAGGGCGTGAAGAGTGCCATCGCGAAGGGCAACGAATATGCCTTGCATGACAACCTTGACTA CTTCTGCGGCGATTTGGACCGTGTTTGGGCCAAAGACTACGTACCAACTGATCAGGATTTGTTGCGCTCAAGGTTAAGGACAACGGGCATCACTGAGACGATCTTCGACCTCGGTCAGCTCACATATCGCATGTTCGACGTCGGCGGCCAAAGATCAGAACGCAAGAAGTGGATTCACTGCTTCGAAAACGTCAACTGCCTGCTATTTTTGGTAGCCATTTCAGGTTACGACCAATGTCTGGTGGAAGACAAGGACGGT AACCAAATGAACGAAGCCCTGATGCTGTGGGAGTCCATCGCCAACTCTCACTGGTTCAGCAAGTCTGCGCTGATCCTCTTCCTGAACAAGATGGATCTTTTCAAAGAGAAGCTGGCCAAGAGCCCGATAACAGATCACGGCTTCACTGACTACCACGGCCCACCGGACGACCCGAACCTGGCCAGCAAGTACTTCATGGACAAGTTCCGGGCGCTGAACCGGAACCCAGAGAAGGAGATTTACGGACATTTCACTAACGCGACCGACACCAACTTGCTCAAGATCACCATGGGTTCCGTGCAGGATATGATTATCCAACGGAACTTGAAGCAGCTTATACT TGCGCGCCCCTTGTAA
- a CDS encoding hypothetical protein (CAZy:GH10; COG:G; EggNog:ENOG503NVX1): MRLSTSLLAAAGAVPLATAQLHELAVKAGLQYFGAATDTPGFREREPYPESYSQYDAILEDPKEFGQTTPTNGQKWLFVEPEPGVFNFTEGDYVADLANRTNKILRCHALVWHSQLAPWVETTEWTKEGLREAIVRHITEVAGYYRGRCAHWDVLNEALDEDGTYRKSVFYNVLGEEYIRLAFETAAKVDPEAKLYYNDYGIERPASVKTAGAVRLVKMLKDAGIKVDGVGMQAHLHADNHPSEADLINTIGMYKEVVKEVAFTELDVRIKVPVDEQKLQWQSECYQKVVGACVKTKDVCVGITIWDFYDPFSWVPHVFPGNGASLLWFEDFSKHPAYDGMVNYFGELIEAQDGNATCS; the protein is encoded by the coding sequence ATGCgtctctccacctcccttcTCGCCGCGGCGGGAGCTGTCCCCCTCGCAACCGCCCAGCTCCACGAGCTCGCCGTCAAGGCCGGCCTCCAGTACTTCGGTGCTGCGACTGACACCCCTGGCTTCCGCGAGCGCGAGCCCTACCCCGAATCTTATTCCCAATACGACGCCATCCTCGAAGACCCCAAGGAGTTCGGCCAGACGACTCCCACCAACGGCCAGAAATGGCTGTTTGTCGAGCCTGAGCCGGGCGTTTTCAACTTCACTGAGGGTGACTACGTTGCCGATTTGGCCAACAGGACTAACAAGATCCTCCGCTGCCACGCCCTCGTCTGGCACAGCCAGCTTGCCCCTTGGGTTGAGACCACCGAGTGGACCAAAGAGGGTTTGAGGGAGGCAATTGTCAGACATATCACCGAGGTGGCTGGGTATTACCGTGGCCGGTGTGCCCATTGGGATGTGTTGAATGAAGCCCTTGATGAAGACGGGACATACAGGAAGAGCGTGTTTTACAATGTGCTCGGGGAGGAGTACATCCGGCTTGCCTTTGAGACTGCTGCCAAGGTCGACCCAGAGGCGAAGTTGTACTACAATGACTACGGAATCGAGAGGCCGGCCAGTGTCAAGACTGCGGGCGCGGTGAGGCTGGTCAAGATGTTGAAGGATGCCGGGATCAAGGTTGATGGCGTGGGGATGCAGGCGCATTTGCATGCGGACAACCACCCGAGTGAGGCGGATTTGATCAACACTATTGGGATGTAtaaggaggtggtgaaggaggtcgCGTTTACCGAGTTGGATGTGAGGATCAAGGTGCCGGTTGATGAGCAGAAGCTGCAGTGGCAGAGTGAGTGCTACCAGAAGGTTGTGGGGGCGTGTGTGAAGACGAAGGATGTTTGTGTGGGTATCACGATTTGGGACTTTTATGACCCTTTTAGCTGGGTGCCGCATGTGTTTCCGGGTAATGGGGCGAGTTTGTTGTGGTTTGAGGACTTTAGCAAGCACCCTGCGTATGATGGAATGGTGAACTATTTTGGGGAGTTGATTGAGGCCCAGGATGGTAACGCTACGTGCTCGTAG
- the NIT3 gene encoding Omega-amidase nit3 (EggNog:ENOG503NTXY; COG:E) — MRASTTTILRTLRRLTSLSCHPTQTISCAQLPLPSFFRKMSSSPPPSAQTTPGTTLLRQPVTLACIQLPSTSTKSDNLSHAATAVSSAVKSTSAKIVVLPECFNSPYGTDHFPSYAEPLPADPSNPSPDLNPSFLALQNIARDNKVYLIGGSIPELVIDSNNNEKKYYNTSLIFSPEGKLLATHRKVHLFDIDIPGGITFTESDILSPGNKLTIVDLPEYGKIAVAICYDIRFPELATIAARKGCFALIYPGAFNLTTGPLHWKLLGQARAVDNQLYVALCSPARDMTEGVYHAYGHSLIVDPMAKVLEEAGEGEQVVSAVLDGDSIEKARKGIPLRDQRRFDVYPDVSEGKVSYDEKP; from the coding sequence atgagagcttcaacaacaaccatatTGAGGACATTGCGACGCCTCACGTCTCTCAGCTGCCATCCAACCCAAACAATCTCTTGCGcacaactccccctcccctcgtTCTTCCGCAAAAtgtcctcttccccccccccctccgctcAAACGACGCCCGGCActaccctcctccgccagcccGTAACCCTAGCCTGCATCCAActcccctccacatccaccaaatccgacaacctctcccacgccgccaccgccgtctcctcggccgtcaaatccacctcggccaaaatcgtcgtcctccccgAGTGCTTCAACTCCCCCTACGGCACCGACCACTTTCCCTCCTACGCCGagcccctccccgccgacccctccaacccctcccccgacctcaacccatccttcctcgccctccaaaaCATCGCCCGCGACAACAAAGTCTACCTCATCGGCGGCTCCATCCCCGAGCTTGTCAttgacagcaacaacaacgagaAGAAATACtacaacacctccctcatcttctcccccgagGGAAAACTCCTCGCCACGCACAGAAAAGTCCACCTTTTCGACATTGACATCCCGGGCGGGATTACGTTCACCGAGTCGGACATCCTGTCGCCGGGGAATAAGCTTACTATTGTGGACCTCCCCGAGTACGGCAAGATAGCCGTGGCGATTTGCTATGACATTCGCTTCCCGGAGTTGGCGACCATTGCGGCCAGAAAGGGATGCTTCGCGTTGATCTATCCCGGTGCTTTCAACCTTACTACTGGGCCGCTGCACTGGAAGCTGTTGGGAcaggcgagggcggtggataACCAGCTGTATGTGGCGCTGTGCAGTCCGGCGAGGGATATGACCGAGGGGGTGTACCATGCTTATGGGCATAGTTTGATCGTGGACCCGATGGCGAaagtgctggaggaggctggtgaAGGGGAGCAGGTTGTTAGTGcggtgttggatggggaCAGCATTGAGAAGGCGAGAAAGGGGATTCCATTGAGGGATCAGAGAAGGTTTGATGTTTATCCTGATGTTAGTGAGGGGAAGGTGAGCTATGACGAGAAGCCATAG
- a CDS encoding hypothetical protein (COG:M; EggNog:ENOG503NW9Q) has translation MASSLSLPSQPFRPPSPPPSTPQSSPLLPPHLLLANLHSSEVQPKSNMLDQDVERLECEETLSAEGPQYWQDNFQARQMQHSGHNVHSNSNMGYQRIGVMNLVTKGHQTGAQPNDPDFLADKQPLDWLSKFDHRTAHERALESRTEGTVSWLLNLDAFKKWKVCPKSFLWLHGKHFCGKTVLCASIIEELEQEATDGVPIVAYYYLDSNEFCIKPSEGESRQESFPERLLRSWLRQLCEGLSQLPKGVQKVRQEFKKTGSLDYTLLKYAIRCLTEERGQVYLVIDGLDSLTESPNGKDSLAVLFELLECLKSHDPVHILVVSRDHVDTALEDRCWDLSHDREGGFDVAVEGTAHTNGIELMVDQELKKSNWGIIRRKNPEWIEIIKKDLVDNSDGIFGLVKLRLLDPEFHELIRRRDPAPDEEEVLDALNEIPKEINAFYDKALERICVMPNAYLSLQWLMCTLRPLRFVEFEDLINWGQTNKKNSVSIRHSFGSLVAFPESPERDGKQIVDFAFSSLEEYLVNKADRCGGLAMVHLMMANQCLEYINECVVNTDDHTLHESDEDEVDGGKVPECDLQRRPLLEYAINNWYRHVLEYLESRQDSELVLESVPDNGTQGILLTWLHRVYNYWGTPLRNIFHKKPQTPSALDFSEGVSASSEFAQWVSSTRRLIDDLDRDVEQVHNDLKAAAYKCFELMVDLLIQHQAPTETEATTHTPLQAACMCEFNLLIYSLLHGHIHNSNIPHCKVKNSDIPKTGRTEQIKARPDPSHSWWPDSDGTKEKTADYDGKRMVRALLLAGADVNKPSSHGDTALHHAMAKGNLAAVTLLLQRNADMEICATGPLNVFLKTVFQAHDSEVTSELEWPRPMICCGTPLLWGIQMGQHDAVEFLLDQGAEFKNLAPVSGHTALHAAAYLSDQRMARLALDIGCRVNDCEANGFSALHFAVYQNNLGVVELLLANGADVNILANCGYPPLMWARHINIVRVLLRNGADWNGPPDKPHTVLTVAAFNGYHEIVRMLLEKGAPASSTALRYATCEGHTEVIQVLVDFDIPVDIFLHAKLGITALPLAAGRGHSDIATILLRKGASLYNKHPVLGSILNAASFGGEDIVFDACWQQEPSMRHEKDAYGRTALYFAALGGQDKMVGKLLKLGYKANAKDNHGRNALHAAASGGSLSVVEKLLEQHPEVDPTETDDDGWTALHWAAKAGEKKVVEKLRGVCLREGRMPDDNKWPPARIAIYHGHRDLLPLLEGKQTGEYVFPQSEWHLWSAGLMHKDYVCDSCLRLIHGIRFHCRTCYHDLLFFNYCFKCEGRGKRLHPGHRFEEIRPPYDQGNSG, from the exons ATGGCTTCAAGTTTGAGCTTACCATCTCAACCGTTTCgccctccctcgcccccgccatccaccccccaaagCTCCCCTTTGCTTCCGCCACATTTGCTCTTGGCCAATTTACACTCTTCTGAAGTTCAACCAAAAAGTAACATGCTTGATCAGGATGTCGAAAGACTGGAGTGTGAGGAGACCTTG TCCGCTGAAGGTCCCCAATATTGGCAGGATAATTTCCAGGCTCGACAGATGCAGCATAGTGGGCATAATGTTCactccaacagcaacatgggATACCAACGGATAGGGGTCATGAATCTCGTGACAAAGGGTCATCAAACAGGTGCACAGCCGAATG ACCCAGACTTTCTTGCAGACAAACAACCTCTTGACTGGCTGTCGAAGTTCGACCATCGCACAGCACATGAGAGAGCGTTGGAAAGCCGAACCGAGGGTACAGTGTCTTGGCTTCTGAATTTGGACGCATTCAAGAAATGGAAAGTTTGTCCCAAAAGCTTTCTTTGGCTTCATGGAAAGCACTTTTGCGGGAAGACTGTATTGTG TGCATCGATCATCGAAGAACTTGAACAAGAAGCTACCGATGGAGTACCGATAGTCGCCTACTATTACCTCGATTCTAACGAGTTTTGTATCAAACCTTCTGAGGGCGAAAGCCGCCAAGAATCCTTTCCAGAACGACTCTTAAGATCATGGCTTCGACAACTATGCGAAGGCCTATCCCAGTTGCCCAAGGGAGTGCAGAAAGTGCGGCAAGAGTTCAAGAAGACCGGCAGTCTTGATTACACGCTCCTAAAGTATGCGATACGATGTCTAACCGAGGAACGAGGGCAGGTGTACCTCGTAATTGATGGCTTGGATTCCCTTACAGAGTCACCCAATGGAAAAGACTCCCTGGCAGTCTTATTCGAGTTACTTGAGTGCCTCAAATCTCATGATCCCGTCCATATCCTTGTAGTGAGCAGAGATCATGTAGACACGGCTCTCGAGGACCGATGCTGGGACCTGAGTCACGATCGTGAAGGGGGATTCGACGTTGCAGTGGAAGGGACCGCCCACACGAACGGGATCGAGTTGATGGTTGACCAGGAGCTGAAAAAGTCGAACTGGGGAATAATCAGAAGAAAAAATCCGGAGTGGATTGAGATCATCAAAAAAGATTTGGTGGACAATTCAGACGGAAT CTTCGGTTTAGTCAAATTACGGCTGTTGGATCCTGAATTTCACGAACTAATTCGGCGAAGGGACCCAGCCcccgatgaggaggaggtactTGATGCATTGAATGAGATCCCGAAAGAGATCAATGCTTTCTACGATAAAGCCTTGGAAAGAATATGCGTCATGCCCAATGCCTATCTATCTCTCCAATGGCTCATGTGCACCCTCCGGCCGTTGAGATTCGTCGAATTCGAGGACTTGATCAACTGGGGTCAGACAAACAAAAAGAATTCAGTCTCCATTCGCCATAGCTTTGGCAGTCTAGTGGCTTTTCCAGAGTCTCCAGAACGAGACGGCAAGCAAATCGTGGATTTTGCCTTTTCCAGCCTGGAGGAATACCTCGTGAACAAAGCGGATAGGTGTGGTGGACTGGCTATGGTTCACCTCATGATGGCCAATCAATGTCTCGAATATATCAATGAATGTGTTGTCAATACGGATGACCACACCTTACATGAATCTGATGAGGACGAAGTTGACGGCGGGAAAGTACCGGAGTGTGACCTCCAAAGACGGCCGCTTCTTGAATATGCCATCAACAACTGGTACAGACATGTACTCGAGTATCTAGAGTCCAGACAGGATTCGGAACTGGTGCTGGAGTCTGTCCCAGACAATGGGACTCAGGGCATTCTGTTGACATGGCTACACCGGGTTTACAATTACTGGGGTACACCGTTGCGGAACATTTTCCACAAGAAGCCTCAAACACCCTCCGCTCTGGACTTTTCTGAGGGGGTGTCGGCCTCATCGGAATTTGCACAATGGGTCAGCTCGACACGAAGATTGATCGACGATTTGGATCGGGACGTGGAACAAGTACACAACGACCTAAAAGCGGCCGCGTATAAGTGTTTTGAGCTCATGGTTGATCTTCTTATTCAGCACCAAGCGCCCACAGAAACGGAAGCAACCACACACACTCCTCTTCAGGCAGCCTGCATGTGCGAATTCAATCTCCTAATTTATTCTCTCCTTCACGGTCATATTCACAACTCAAATATTCCACACTGCAAGGTCAAGAACTCGGATATCCCGAAAACTGGAAGGACAGAGCAAATCAAGGCTAGGCCCGACCCCAGTCATTCCTGGTGGCCAGACAGTGATGGCACCAAGGAGAAAACAGCAGACTACGACGGCAAACGTATGGTGAGGGCTCTTCTTCTGGCCGGAGCAGATGTGAATAAACCCAGTTCTCACGGAGACACCGCGTTGCACCATGCCATGGCCAAAGGCAACCTTGCTGCTGTCACTTTGCTCCTGCAGAGAAATGCTGATATGGAAATTTGCGCGACGGGTCCTCTCAATGTATTCCTCAAGACAGTGTTTCAAGCGCATGATAGCGAAGTAACGTCAGAGTTGGAATGGCCCAGGCCCATGATTTGCTGCGGAACTCCCTTGCTCTGGGGAATCCAGATGGGGCAGCACGACGCCGTTGAGTTTCTACTTGATCAGGGTGCAGAATTCAAGAATCTCGCGCCGGTCTCAGGGCACACTGCACTCCATGCCGCAGCCTACCTCTCGGACCAGAGAATGGCTCGGCTGGCGCTGGATATTGGGTGCCGAGTCAACGATTGTGAGGCCAATGGGTTTTCAGCTCTCCATTTTGCTGTATATCAGAACAATCTGGGCGTGGTTGAGTTATTACTGGCTAATGGTGCGGATGTTAATATCCTCGCCAACTGCGGATACCCTCCTCTGATGTGGGCTCGGCACATAAACATCGTCAGGGTGCTCCTCAGAAACGGCGCAGATTGGAATGGCCCCCCGGATAAACCACACACAGTACTAACTGTGGCGGCGTTCAACGGATACCACGAGATTGTGCGTATGCTTCTTGAAAAGGGCGCCCCCGCCAGTTCAACTGCCTTGCGCTATGCGACGTGCGAAGGGCATACGGAAGTAATACAAGTGCTTGTGGACTTCGACATTCCCGTTGACATTTTCTTGCACGCCAAGCTTGGAATAACCGCCCTGCCACTTGCGGCTGGACGAGGCCATTCTGATATTGCCACAATCTTGCTGAGAAAGGGTGCCAGTCTCTACAACAAACACCCTGTTCTCGGTTCCATACTAAATGCTGCTTCATTCGGCGGTGAGGATATAGTCTTTGACGCATGTTGGCAACAAGAGCCTTCTATGCGACATGAGAAAGATGCGTATGGGCGTACTGCCCTCTACTTTGCTGCCCTGGGCGGACAGGACAAGATGGTTGGGAAGCTCCTCAAGTTAGGGTACAAAGCCAACGCCAAGGATAACCATGGCCGAAACGCATTGCATGCTGCAGCATCAGGTGGCTCGCTATCTGTAGTGGAGAAACTGCTTGAACAGCATCCAGAAGTTGATCCTACTGAGACGGATGATGACGGTTGGACTGCTTTACACTGGGCGGCTAAGGCTGGGGAGAAGAAAGTGGTGGAAAAGCTGCGAGGTGTATGTTTGAGAGAGGGTAGAATGCCTGACGACAACAAATGGCCACCAGCCCGTATTGCGATATATCATGGGCATCGAGACCTTCTGCCACTACTAGAGGGAAAGCAGACAGGAGAATACGTCTTTCCACAGTCCGAATGGCATTTGTGGAGTGCAGGCCTTATGCACAAGGATTATGTTTGTGACAGTTGTCTCAGG CTGATACATGGGATCCGATTTCATTGCCGTACATGCTATCACGATTTACTCTTCTTCAACTACTGTTTCAAGTGCGAGGGTCGAGGAAAGAGACTGCATCCTGGCCATCGATTTGAGGAAATCCGTCCGCCGTACGACCAGGGAAATAGTGGATAG